Proteins encoded within one genomic window of Episyrphus balteatus chromosome 1, idEpiBalt1.1, whole genome shotgun sequence:
- the LOC129907307 gene encoding exocyst complex component 2 — MAPQPVVTGLSPKEGPPGTRVIIRGEFLGTKSNDLIGLTICGSDCLLSAEWKSSNKIIARTGPAKGKGDIIVTTLSGGIGTSTVQFRAYHETIGPLKESAVWIEESPTQTLSWGRRTLTQTGYTQEDPLGLSIEGNEQKIPEDLRELFPESSGDLSQENFSPSWFLLENHLATSFEDLKAGLSYLKRKVESQKEGQLSFLKSNAGSVIDQLDTLMNIRDKFQEDVRVDGVNPLSLLHTSIENSISESNNIFNEVLLRKEKADSTRAVLLALSRHKFLFSLPNSVDRRAAAGDYDILVSDYSRAKNLFGKTEVPIFRRVLDEVDQRVLKIRKELHEKVIKMPQSVEQQKKCIKALTNLELQQSGSMGNNNKLKESDPAWDAIDARAKYLETTFKLTFEQYSSKEGGQEKSKNRDSNQPPNRVVFCEEICDIAASQLPDLWRLGQLYFTGELRGQNDPKPGDFKRMILTAIEKFCTYLRVAILIASDLRSLRQTTGVSWPIGSSSATHQFLPWIQQCLRFIRITYATLIRLDLPNNALDIIQKLINDVRLFCFSIIFKRSNEKVKKLGLKENWITGVDEFPGATLLPSMLEEIIVETLEEGQNTCMNPEIREGNLLEPQSDGQREVSQRLQEMLSTFCGVIEELAFQSHDDEVNTSTISQLLGFPNSQQSGPDSKMWGSVVSWEQRMLCCLANCAYCNKSFFPHIGTVFVKYGYPLPNLAIETSRYSINQLFTNLLEAYVEHKGDPLVGTIEPSMYLGRFQWDNQVEIGKLRPYAHECCDNLVGVYSEVFTICPSLLRSILEPLIQTVAEELARLMSCVQKFSYTGIIQANVDIKLMRDVLKFYSNETAKSFFVEALDAINPQMNAEQSKQVDAILQDVKQRMKLHFTCFSVVNP; from the exons atggcACCACAACCTGTTGTAACTGGGCTATCACCTAAAGAAGGTCCCCCAGGAACCCGAGTTATAATACGCGGCGAATTCCTTGGAACTAAATCAAATGATCTTATCG GTCTTACAATTTGTGGATCCGACTGCCTTTTATCAGCGGAATGGAAAAGTTCCAACAAAATCATTGCACGTACTGGACCTGCCAAAGGAAAAGGTGATATCATAGTTACCACCCTAAGCGGTGGTATTGGTACATCTACAGTGCAATTTAGAGCCTATCATGAAACCATTGGACCACTGAAAGAATCAGCAGTTTGGATAGAAGAATCACCAACTCAAACACTCTCATGGGGAAGACGAACTTTAACCCAAACTGGTTATACTCAAGAGGATCCATTAGGTCTTTCAATTGAGGGAAACGAACAAAAAATTCCAGAAGACTTGAGGGAATTGTTTCCCGAGAGTAGTGGTGATTTATCGCAAGAAAATTTCTCCCCATCATGGTTTTTATTGGAAAACCATTTGGCTACATCTTTTGAGGATTTAAAGGCTGGACTGTCTTATCTCAAACGCAAAGTTGAAAGCCAAAAGGAAGGGCAATTGTCGTTTTTGAAATCAAACGCTGGTTCTGTTATAGATCAGCTTGATACTCTTATGAATATTAGAGACAAGTTTCAGGAAGATGTTAGAGTGGATGGTGTTAATCCATTAAGTCTTCTTCATACATCAATTGAAA ATTCCATATCCGAGtctaacaacatttttaatgaagTGTTGTTAAGGAAGGAAAAAGCTGATTCTACTAGAGCTGTTCTTTTGGCTCTTTCAAGGCACAA atttttgttctCGTTGCCAAACTCTGTAGATCGAAGAGCTGCTGCTGGAGACTATGATATTCTTGTTAGCGATTACTCTAGAgctaaaaatttatttggaaaaaCAGAAGTACCA ATTTTCCGTAGAGTTCTAGATGAAGTGGATCAGCGGGTTTTAAAAATTAGGAAAGAGCTGCacgaaaaagttataaaaatgccACAAAGTGTTgagcagcaaaaaaaatgtattaaagcTCTCACTAACTTGGAG CTGCAACAAAGTGGAAGCATGGGTAACAATAACAAGCTAAAAGAATCGGACCCAGCTTGGGATGCAATCGATGCTCGTGCGAAATACTTGGAAACAACTTTCAAATTAACTTTTGAACAGTATTCATCTAAGGAGGGTGGACAAGAAA AATCCAAAAATCGCGATAGCAACCAACCACCCAATAGAGTTGTGTTCTGTGAGGAAATATGTGATATTGCTGCATCTCAGTTGCCTGATCTATGGCGACTTGGACAGCTGTATTTCACAGGGGAATTGCGTGGTCAAAACGACCCAAAACCAGGAGACTTTAAA CGTATGATTTTAACGGCTATAGAAAAGTTTTGCACCTATCTACGTGTAGCTATCCTAATAGCATCTGATTTGCGTTCACTACGTCAAACAACAGGTGTATCTTGGCCAATCGGATCGTCGTCCGCAACACATCAATTTCTTCCTTGGATTCAACAATGTTTGCGATTCATTCGAATAACATATGCCACACTAATTCGATTAGATTTGCCTAACAATGCTCTAGACATAATTCAGAAGCTGATAAATGACGTtagattgttttgcttttcgaTTATATTCAAGCGATCCaatgaaaaagtcaaaaagcttggtttaaaagaaaattggaTAACTGGAGTTGATGAATTTCCTGGTGCAACGCTGTTGCCATCTATGTTAGAAGAAATAATAGTTGAAACTTTAGAAGAGGGTCAAAATACTTGTATGAATCCTGAAATTAG AGAGGGAAATCTTTTAGAACCGCAATCAGATGGACAGCGAGAGGTTTCTCAGCGATTACAGGAAATGCTTTCTACATTCTGTGGGGTGATTGAGGAATTAGCATTCCAAAGTCATGATGATGAAGTTAACACATCGACAATATCTCAACTACTTGGATTTCCGAATTCGCAACAAAGTGGCCCAGACAGCAAAATGTGGGGATCGGTTGTTTCATGGGAACAACGAATGCTATGTTGTTTGGCAAACTGTGCCTATTGCAACAAATCTTTCTTCCCTCACATAGGTACTGTGTTTGTAAAATATGGTTATCCACTTCCCAACTTGGCCATAGAAACTTCACGCTATTCTATAAATCAACTATTTACAAATTTGCTAGAAGCCTATGTAGAACATAAAGGTGACCCTTTAGTGGGAACAATCGAACCTTCAATGTATCTAGGTCGATTTCAGTGGGATAATCAGGTGGAAATTGGAAAATTGCGCCCATATGCACATGAATGTTGTGACAATTTAGTAGGCGTTTATTCAGAGGTATTTACGATATGTCCATCGCTTTTGCGTTCGATATTGGAGCCACTTATTCAAACCGTTGCTGAAGAGCTAGCACGTCTTATGAGCTGCGTTCAAAAATTTAGTTACACAGGAATAATTCAAGCAAATGTTGATATAAAACTAATGCGAGATGTTCTCAAGTTTTATAGCAACGAAACAGCAAA ATCGTTTTTTGTGGAAGCTCTTGATGCAATAAACCCACAGATGAATGCAGAACAAAGTAAACAAGTTGATGCGATTCTACAAGATGTGAAACAACGAATGAAACTtcattttacttgtttttcAGTAGTAAATCCATAG
- the LOC129907309 gene encoding uncharacterized protein LOC129907309, translating to MNMKGLIWIFALLFISQVGCSYDEGENVDSQEEDYSSPQSTVDEHNVQVTENRLAAQLFAVLEHYKQPDPVGLPNVPIPDPMKVPDMVKSLGMATLRMKNVQAHGLSQFRIKYLNADLKEMKVDAGIQLDTMTVKGSYTLSSVFSSAQGPFTVVLKNVMAKAVATLEVQNDGHLTTEQINMDLTFSDMTMDFQNLGFLGAVFQSVINSAPNLVFDALKPLMLKEADTQLREEINNNIKNLMGDRKLPNSISPLDMAIAEGRKKVRAMGYDPYHVQDYNRTVGIFSMQMVNTWITGVSSFYRIGEMIVAMENNTVSLCFQVGTQKISGATQWEVGFGIGFVSRIGHAQFIVQHIKATVNVSQALDTRQKPQINDLQIDLGNIQVHCDGAGTVDYVMEFLVNVLPNMLRYQIMDAIENPIKTRIQEKFNQIDVERAIKDNFHKFQKSGNDFSFDFKL from the exons atgAACATGAAAGGTTTAATTTGgatttttgcattattattcATTTCACAAGTTGGATGTAGTTATGATGAGG gCGAAAATGTTGATTCCCAAGAAGAAGACTATTCATCTCCACAATCTACTGTAGATGAACACAATGTTCAGGTTACAGAAAATCGTTTGGCTGCTCAACTTTTTGCTGTGTTGGAGCATTATAAACAACCAGACCCAGTTGGTTTACCTAATGTTCCGATTCCTGATCCCATGAAGGTACCTGATATGGTGAAGAGTTTAGGAATGGCAACACTTAGAATGAAGAACGTACAAGCACATGGTCTTTCTCAATTCAGAATCAAATATTTAAATGCTGACCTTAAGGAAATGAAG GTCGATGCTGGAATTCAGTTGGATACTATGACTGTTAAGGGATCATATACATTAAGCTCAGTTTTTTCCTCAGCCCAAGGTCCATTTACAGTAGTTTTGAAGAATGTCATGGCAAAGGCAGTTGCCACACTTGAAGTGCAAAATGATGGACATCTAACAACCGAACAAATAAACATGGACCTAACATTCTCAGATATGACAATGGATTTCCAAAACTTGGGATTTTTGGGTGCCGTCTTTCAAAGCGTTATAAACTCAGCTCCTAATTTGGTGTTTGATGCTTTGAAGCCTCTTATGCTGAAAGAAGCCGACACTCAACTTcgtgaagaaataaataataacatcAAGAATTTAATGGGTGACCGGAAGCTTCCCAACTCAATTTCTCCATTAGATATGGCAATTGCTGAGGGTCGAAAAAAAGTAAGGGCTATGGGCTACGATCCTTACCACGTCCAAGACTATAACCGAACGGTTGGAATCttttcgatgcaaatggtcaaCACTTGGATAACTGGTGTATCATCTTTCTACCGAATCGGTGAAATGATAGTTGCAATGGAGAATAATACAGTTTCACTATGTTTCCAAGTAGGAACTCAAAAGATAAGTGGTGCAACTCAATGGGAAGTAGGATTCGGAATAGGATTTGTATCGCGAATTGGTCACGCACAGTTTATTGTTCAACACATTAAAGCAACAGTAAATGTCAGTCAAGCTTTGGATACTCGGCAAAAACCACAAATAAACGATCTTCAGATAGATCTTGGAAATATTCAAGTCCATTGTGATGGAGCTGGAACTGTCGACTACGTAATGGAGTTCTTAGTAAATGTATTACCAAATATGTTGCGATATCAAATAATGGATGCCATCGAGAATCCTATAAAAACGCGTATTCAAGAGAAGTTCAACCAAATTGATGTAGAACGAGCTATAAAAgataattttcataaattccaaaaatctggaaatgatttttcttttgattttaaactgtag
- the LOC129921019 gene encoding E3 ubiquitin-protein ligase MSL2, which produces MNAISLYVSTSRIILQHDPSTHDQKISDLYRLVPYLRQSISCAVCGRLLKDPFAPKESKCQHNVCRLCVRGRKNIRPSCNSCKDCQDYRTYEENKQMRILIQCYKSMCEHIMSTALYNLICKQSIQTSNVVSGIIIPQLSLVELIEEGANFEDILMVFSAELPKTYVKPALVNTVPAPHPPSPMLQVSSPQLPLVIKQEFPLIDISKPVPIVVTQTPSSQSLSYLKHSSAAISSTSTSAPTIVSSSMKLGQINKTPSFVTQHRSDAKASVMMAPTVDGITTQQVRNPPPIKTVSNGTAMYSVLYTGIGNKITIKRKTDVEEENAPRKAVAPTLFRQVNKQNTKRRGCRCGNATATPGKLTCCGQRCPCYVDSKSCIGCKCRGCRNPHRPDGGKVRPVIPELACYEIHMADDSISPTGNEIPVSKDVVTTTNQLPPATCFKPRKEYTSNDFPVSSRITVTPIMSSIGTISHRNQTLNATASQQQQQQQTVVKQQQQQTFTTTNKVQRDHGIVQLENLSKESLLIQSPEGKYQVVNVFTSTSHQNQQAIKRIHSISHNSNNTFIVPKSNQQISTTIHQIPEISTTLPQIIMQQQSQQQQMPPNNTSSFTSNTQLSTYPKHNNVITLHTMPSNSVPQSKNSAISISTSPATFTLSPIIVTSPSSFTSELFQDDEFLTNSRDSPLSIVHPPLLEVLDTSEL; this is translated from the exons ATGAATGCGATAAGCCTTTACGTATCAACTTCCAGGATAATCCTGCAACACGATCCAAGTACCCACGATCAAAAAATATCAGACCTTTACCGCCTCGTTCCCTATCTCAGACAATCCATTTCGTGTGCAGTGTGTGGACGTCTTCTGAAAGATCCTTTCGCCCCCAAAGAATCAAAATGCCAACACAATGTTTGCCGTTTGTGTGTTCGCGGAAGAAAAAACATCCGGCCGTCATGCAATTCATGCAAAGATTGCCAAGACTATCGAACTTATGAGGAGAACAAACAAATGCGTATTCTAATTCAGTGTTACAAAAGCATGTGTGAGCATATCATGTCCACGGCGCTGTACAACTTAATTTGCAAGCAATCTATTCAAACTAGTAATGTTGTTAGTGGAATCATAATTCCGCAATTGAGTTTGGTTGAGTTGATTGAAGAGGGGGCAAACTTTGAAGATATTCTGATGGTGTTCTCTGCAGAGTTACCCAAAACTTATGTAAAACCTGCTTTAGTAAATACAGTGCCTGCTCCGCATCCGCCATCGCCTATGCTTCAAGTATCATCACCGCAATTGCCGTTGGTAATTAAACAAGAGTTTCCGTTGATCGATATTTCTAAACCTGTGCCGATAGTCGTCACACAAACACCGTCATCTCAATCGTTATCGTATCTTAAACATTCGTCAGCAGCAATTAGTTCAACTTCAACAAGTGCTCCTACTATAGTGAGTTCTTCGATGAAGTTAGGTCAGATTAACAAAACTCCAAGCTTTGTAACGCAGCATAGGAGCGATGCCAAAGCGTCTGTGATGATGGCACCGACTGTTGATGGTATAACAACACAGCAAGTACGGAACCCGCCTCCCATTAAGACAGTTTCAAATGGGACTGCAATGTATTCTGTTTTGTATACTGGAATTGGCAACAAAATCACTATTAAACGGAAGACAGATGTGGAGGAGGAAAACGCTCCAAGA AAAGCGGTAGCTCCAACACTCTTTCGTCAAGTTAACAAACAAAACACCAAACGGAGAGGATGCCGGTGTGGCAATGCGACAGCAACTCCTGGCAAGCTCACATGCTGTGGACAAAGATGTCCATGTTATGTAGACTCAAAATCTTGCATTGGATGTAAATGTCGGGGCTGTAGAAACCCCCATCGGCCTGATGGTGGAAAAGTTAGACCGGTCATACCCGAATTGGCCTGCTATGAAATTCATATGGCTGATGATAGTATAAGTCCGACAGGAAATGAAATACCTGTGTCTAAAGATGTAGTTACGACGACCAATCAATTACCGCCGGCAACATGTTTCAAACCTCGTAAAGAATACACCTCGAATGATTTTCCTGTTAGTTCGAGAATAACAGTGACACCAATTATGTCGAGTATAGGAACGATTTCGCATCGAAATCAAACATTAAATGCAACGGCAtcccaacagcagcagcagcagcagactgtagtcaaacaacaacaacaacagactTTTACAACAACCAACAAAGTACAAAGGGATCATGGCATAGTGCAATTAGAAAATCTTTCTAAAGAATCTCTATTGATTCAGTCACCAGAAGGAAAATATCAAG TTGTCAACGTTTTTACCTCTACATCCCATCAAAATCAACAGGCAATTAAAAGAATTCACTCAATATCCCACAACAGTAATAATACTTTCATTGTACCAAAATCAAACCAGCAAATCTCAACGACGATTCATCAAATTCCGGAAATCAGTACGACGTTGCCGCAAATTATTATGCAGCAACAATCTCAACAACAACAGATGCCACCAAATAATACTTCTTCATTTACTTCAAACACTCAACTTTCTACGTATCCAAAACACAATAATGTTATAACTCTACACACAATGCCCTCAAATAGTGTTCCTCAATCTAAAAATTCAGCTATATCTATCTCCACATCTCCCGCTACATTTACTTTATCTCCAATAATAGTCACATCACCAAGTTCCTTCACATCGGAACTCTTTCAGGATGATGAATTTTTGACTAACTCACGCGACTCGCCATTATCAATAGTACACCCGCCACTGTTGGAGGTTCTTGATACGAGTGAATTGTAA